From Candidatus Effluviviaceae Genus I sp., the proteins below share one genomic window:
- a CDS encoding 8-oxoguanine deaminase (catalyzes the transformation of hydroxyatrazine to N-isopropylammelide and ethylamine in the atrazine degradation pathway.) has translation MIIFKNVYHVATMNDARERLSGVDVLVEGNRIARIGRGLQAPWGARVIECSSMLMLPGFVNLHHHFYQTLQRNVPAAQNRKLFDWLTTL, from the coding sequence GTGATCATCTTCAAGAACGTGTACCACGTCGCCACGATGAACGACGCCCGGGAGCGGCTCTCGGGCGTTGACGTGCTCGTCGAGGGGAACCGGATCGCGCGCATCGGGCGAGGACTCCAGGCGCCCTGGGGCGCGCGCGTCATCGAGTGCTCCTCGATGCTCATGCTGCCAGGCTTTGTGAACCTCCACCACCACTTCTACCAGACGCTCCAGCGGAACGTCCCCGCCGCCCAGAACCGCAAGCTCTTCGACTGGCTCACGACGCTC